The sequence below is a genomic window from Phragmitibacter flavus.
GAATGAGGCATTCGACGTTCGCAAGTTCGCCTTCGTATTCTTCGCTGAGCACTTTGCCTTCGGCGTGGGCGAGGGCGAGGAGATCCAGTCGGTGCATGGGGAGTTGCACGTTGAGTCGCGTGACGCGATCAAAAATGAGCTCGTGGATGCGATGCAGCAGCGCGTCCATGCCTTCGCCGGTTTTCACGGAAATAAAGACGGCATCAGAGAATTGATGACGCAGAGCATTCAGCTGGGTTTGGTCGGTGACGAGGTCGACTTTGTTGAAGGCGAGGACGACTTTTTTGTCTCCGGCACCGATTTCGCGGAGAACGTCGGTGGTGGTTTGATAAAAAGTGGCCGCGCTTGGGTGGCTGGCGTCGACGAGGTGAATGAGGAAATCGGCAAGGGTGGTTTCTTCCAAGGTGGCGCGGAAACTCTGCACAAGATCGTGGGGCAGATTGCGCACAAAACCGACGGTATCAGTGAGGAGAATGTGCTGACCATCGGGCATAGTCATGCGGCGCGTGCTGGTATCGAGCGTGGCGAAGAGTTTGTCTTCGGCGAGCACGTCGCTTTCAGTCAGGGCGTTGAGCAAAGAGGATTTGCCGGCGTTGGTGTAGCCGACGATGGCGCCGTGGGGAACTGGGACGCGGCTGCGCTCTTTGCGCTGGGTGTCGCGTTGTTTGCGAACTTCGACAAGGTCGGCTTTGAGCTTGTCGATGCGTTTATTGGCGAGTCGACGGTCGATTTCGAGCTGGGCTTCACCTTCGCCACGAGCTGCGCCGGTGCCGCCGCCGCGTTGACGGTCCAGGTGAGCCCACATGCGGGTGAGGCGCGGCATGGAATATTCCATCCTCGCGAGGGCGACTTGCAGGCGCGCTTCGCGGGTTTTGGCGCGGAGATTGAAGATGTCGAGGATGACCTCCTGACGGTCGATGACACAGAGCTTGGATTCTTCCTCCCAAGCGCGTTGTTGACCGGGGGAGAGTTCGTTGTCGAAAATGATGCAGTCGCAGCCGAGCTCTTTGGCGTGTTCCATGAGCTCTTCTGCTTTGCCGCTGCCAGTGAGGTAGCGAGGGCTCATGTCGCGAACATGCACCGGCAGGGTTTCGGCGACGCTAATGCCGAGGGTTTCAACCAGGTCCTTGAGCTCTTCCAAGAGGTCGGTGGCGTTGGCGAGGTCGTCGCGTTTGAAGAAGGCACCGATCAGCAGGGCGCGTTCGACCATGTTGGGTTTGTCTTGAATGTCGAACATGAATATTAAGCGGGAGTAGGTGATACGTT
It includes:
- the hflX gene encoding GTPase HflX, producing MFDIQDKPNMVERALLIGAFFKRDDLANATDLLEELKDLVETLGISVAETLPVHVRDMSPRYLTGSGKAEELMEHAKELGCDCIIFDNELSPGQQRAWEEESKLCVIDRQEVILDIFNLRAKTREARLQVALARMEYSMPRLTRMWAHLDRQRGGGTGAARGEGEAQLEIDRRLANKRIDKLKADLVEVRKQRDTQRKERSRVPVPHGAIVGYTNAGKSSLLNALTESDVLAEDKLFATLDTSTRRMTMPDGQHILLTDTVGFVRNLPHDLVQSFRATLEETTLADFLIHLVDASHPSAATFYQTTTDVLREIGAGDKKVVLAFNKVDLVTDQTQLNALRHQFSDAVFISVKTGEGMDALLHRIHELIFDRVTRLNVQLPMHRLDLLALAHAEGKVLSEEYEGELANVECLIPKRLASRFEPFAVTP